A section of the Thermoanaerobaculia bacterium genome encodes:
- a CDS encoding phosphoribosyltransferase family protein produces the protein MVSTQPTLTLRHSEAEIAARVSEIARRISRDYEDRPLVLLALLKGSAFFLADLCRRIERPHGFEFISVTRRDIEGKESVEIDFATPLSLAGKEVVVLKDVVNTGVIETYLMNQLRADDPASIRFAAIVDRPHERRSSILVDYVLFNSTDRNHLVGYGMELAGRYGHLPHIASVSPAPTGEIGQ, from the coding sequence GTGGTTTCCACGCAACCGACGTTGACTCTGCGCCATTCGGAGGCGGAAATCGCCGCGCGCGTGTCCGAGATCGCCCGGCGGATCTCCCGCGACTACGAGGACCGCCCTCTCGTCCTCCTCGCTCTCCTGAAGGGGTCCGCCTTCTTCCTCGCCGACCTCTGCCGCCGGATCGAGAGGCCCCACGGATTCGAGTTCATCAGCGTCACGCGCCGGGACATCGAAGGGAAGGAATCCGTCGAAATCGATTTCGCGACACCCCTGTCGCTCGCCGGCAAGGAGGTCGTCGTCCTGAAGGACGTCGTCAACACCGGCGTGATCGAGACGTATTTAATGAATCAACTGCGCGCCGACGATCCCGCCTCGATCCGTTTCGCGGCGATCGTCGACCGGCCGCACGAGAGACGCTCGTCGATCCTCGTCGACTACGTGCTGTTCAACTCGACCGATCGGAATCACCTCGTGGGATACGGCATGGAGCTCGCCGGCCGATATGGCCATTTGCCGCACATCGCCTCGGTTTCTCCCGCTCCGACGGGCGAAATCGGGCAATAA